Proteins from one Mugil cephalus isolate CIBA_MC_2020 chromosome 15, CIBA_Mcephalus_1.1, whole genome shotgun sequence genomic window:
- the chrdl2 gene encoding chordin-like protein 2: protein MKSTVLFFFIIWFAAAELKPQKGAGVVCTFKDKTYNPGDSWHPYLEPFGFMFCMRCVCLETGHVKCNTIKCPALPCENPVSDPQQCCPRCTDEPRIPAGLRASVKSCRHNGSIYQPGETFTKHNLFPSRQSNQCVMCTCSNGNIFCALKTCQPITCSSPVSVPDTCCLVCKDHGTSGSSSTEDGNQQLNRGVRHSVDQCSGEQIRARSDRATPTRVKTSPRGLSLSKLNLKGASETTVKILLQRKHQRACLYNGKTYSHGDMWHPVLGKVLECILCTCTDGLQDCKRITCPSQYPCQQPMKSAGKCCKTCPESKAESNQTQTQCYLGFKNSLLVYKVESPMKVDTPNTVRIIAVERQSTAEVEVQVWNTVEGILQLMEIGDVQRKDIMDHPENYTLLTTLDEETWKKFKDEGENLSKAPQTTICEDGIREVVTFLNPKQTEGLCSP, encoded by the exons atgaagtccacagttttgttctttttcatcatttggTTTGCAGCTGCAGAGCTAAAACCTCAGAAAG GGGCCGGGGTGGTATGTACTTTTAAAGACAAGACATACAATCCAGGGGACAGCTGGCATCCTTATCTGGAGCCTTTCGGATTTATGTTCTGCATGCGCTGTGTGTGCTTAGAG ACAGGCCATGTGAAATGTAACACTATCAAGTGTCCTGCTCTGCCATGTGAAAACCCAGTGTCTGACCCTCAGCAGTGCTGTCCAAGATGCACAG ATGAACCCAGGATCCCAGCTGGGCTGAGAGCTTCAGTGAAATCCTGCAGGCATAATGGAAGTATTTACCAGCCAGGGGAGACCTTCACTAAACACAACCTCTTCCCATCCAGGCAAAGCAATCAGTGTGTTATGTGCACGTGTTCT AATGGAAACATCTTCTGTGCTCTGAAAACATGCCAGCCTATCACCTGTTCCTCACCAGTTTCAGTTCCAGACACCTGTTGTTTGGTGTGTAAAG atcatggcaccaGTGGGTCCTCGTCAACTGAGGATGGAAACCAGCAACTGAACAGGGGCGTG AGGCATTCAGTTGACCAATGTTCTGGAGAGCAGATCAGGGCACGGTCTGACCGCGCCACTCCCACCAGGGTCAAGACTTCACCCAGAGGCCTGAGCCTCAGTAAACTTAACCTCAAAGGGGCTTCAGAGACCACTGTGAAGATTCTGTTGcagaggaaacaccagagag CGTGTTTATACAATGGGAAGACATACTCTCATGGAGACATGTGGCACCCAGTTTTGGGGAAGGTCCTGGAATGCATCCTTTGCACTTGTACTGATGGTCTCCAAGACTGCAAACGCATCACATGTCCTAGCCAGTACCCGTGCCAACAGCCTATGAAATCAGCAGGAAAGTGCTGCAAGACTTGTCCAG AGAGTAAAGCTGAAAgtaaccagacccagacccagtgCTATCTTGGATTTAAAAATAGCCTCTTGGTGTATAAagtagaatcaccaatgaaagTAGACACACCCAACACTGTTCGGATCATCGCTGTTGAAAGGCAGAGCACGGCTGAGGTTGAAGTGCAAGTGTGGAACACCGTAGAAG GTATTTTACAATTAATGGAAATTGGTGATgttcaaagaaaagacattatGGATCATCCAGAAAATTACACATTGCTCACAACACTTGACGAAG AAACATGGAAAAAATTTAAAGACGAGGGAGAAAATCTGAGCAAAGCTCCTCAGACCACGATCTGTGAAGATGGCATTCGGGAGGTGGTGACTTTCCTGAACCCCAAGCAAACTGAAGGCCTGTGTTCACCCTAA
- the spag7 gene encoding sperm-associated antigen 7 homolog produces MADLLGSILNSMEKPPTVGDQESRRKAREQAARLKKMEEQEKRKKAEFRKKMEKEVSDFIQDSSQQKRKYNPMGKIERSILHDVAEVAGLTSFSFGEDEESRYVMLFKKEFAPSDEELEAYRKGEEWDPKLAEERRRLKEQAALEEAASSETKNSQACPNSNYRDKYSHLIGTSAAKDAAHTLEANRAYGCVPVANKRDTRSIEEAMNEIRAKKRQKKEDDTGAHSSSS; encoded by the exons ATGGCGGACCTCCTAGGTTCAATCTTAAACTCGATGGAAAAACCCCCAACAGTCGGCGACCAGGAAAGCCGACGAAAGGCGCGAG AGCAAGCAGCAAGACTCAAGAAGAtggaagaacaggagaaaagaaagaaagcagagttTAGGAAGAAG ATGGAGAAAGAGGTGTCCGATTTCATCCAAGACAGttcacaacagaaaagaaaatacaatccTATGGGCAAGATTGAAAGGAGTATATT GCATGACGTAGCAGAAGTGGCTGGTCTGACATCTTTTTCTTTCGGGGAGGATGAAGAGAGCCGATATGTCATGCTTTTTAAGAAG GAGTTTGCTCCGTCagatgaggagctggaggcctATCGCAAAGGAGAGGAGTGGGATCCAAAGCTGGCAGAGGAGCGACGCAGACTAAAA GAGCAGGCTGCATTGGAGGAAGCAGCATCCAGTGAGACAAAGAACTCACAAGCATGTCCCAACTCCAACTACAGAGACAAGTACAGTCACCTGATTGGCACCTCGGCTGCCAAAGATGCAGCTCATACGCTGGAGGCCAACAGGGCATACGGCTGTG TGCCGGTGGCCAACAAGAGGGACACTCGTTCCATAGAGGAAGCCATGAATGAAATCAGAGCGAAGAAGCGGCAGAAGAAAGAGGACGACACAGGGGCGCACAGCAGCAGTTCTTGA